One Drechmeria coniospora strain ARSEF 6962 chromosome 01, whole genome shotgun sequence genomic region harbors:
- a CDS encoding aldehyde dehydrogenase, whose protein sequence is MPLTVDLKTPVTGTYKQPIGLFINNEWVEGVEKKKFEVINPATEEVITSVCEGTEKDVDLAVKAARLAFETTWKQVSPQNRSGMILKLADIAEKNLDLLAAVESLDNGKSITMAKGDVGAVVACLRYYGGWADKIEGKTIDIAPDMFHYTRPEPIGVCGQIIPWNFPLLMMAWKIGPALATGNTIILKSAEQTPLSALVFANYVKEAGFPPGVFNLISGFGKTAGAAISSHMDIDKVAFTGSTIVGRTIMKAAAASNLKNITLELGGKSPNIVFNDADIEQTISWVNFGIYFNHGQCCCAGTRIYVQEGIYDKFLAAFKKRAQQNKVGDPFHKDTFQGPQVSQLQFDRIMGYIKSGKEEGAKVEIGGERHGDKGYFIQPTIFSNVRSDMKIMQEEIFGPVCAISKFKDEEEVLKLSHETDYGLAAAVHTTDLNTAIRVSNSLKAGTVWVNCYNLLSHQLPFGGFKASGVGRELGEAALHNYTQNKSVAIRLGGALFG, encoded by the exons ATGCCTTTGACCGTCGATCTCAAGACCCCCGTGACGGGCACCTACAAACAGCCCATCGGCCT CTTCATCAACAACGAATGGGTTGAGGGTGTCGAGAAGAAGAAGTTTGAAGTTATCAATCCTGCCACCGAGGAGGTCATCACCTCCGTCTGCGAGGGTACCGAGAAGGATGTCGACTTGGCCGTGAAGGCGGCCCGCCTGGCCTTCGAGACAACCTGGAAGCAAGTCTCTCCCCAGAACCGATCCGGCATGATTctcaagctcgccgacaTTGCCGAGAAGAACCTGGACctcctcgctgccgtcgagtcTCTCGACAATGGCAAGTCCATCACCATGGCCAAGGGTGATGTCGGTGCTGTCGTTGCCTGTTTGCGGTACTACGGTGGCTGGGCCGACAAGATTGAGGGCAAGACCATCGACATCGCTCCTGATATGTTCCACTACACTCGCCCGGAGCCC ATCGGCGTCTGCGGTCAGATTATCCCGTGGAACTTTCCCTTGCTCATGATGGCCTGGAAGATTGGTCCTGCCCTGGCCACCGGCAACACGATCATTCTCAAGTCCGCTGAGCAGACGCCTCTCTCGGCTTTGGTCTTTGCCAACTACGTCAAGGAAGCCGGCTTCCCTCCTGGTGTCTTCAACCTCATCTCCGGTTTCGGCAAGACGGCCGGTGCCGCCATCTCCTCCCACATGGACATTGACAAGGTGGCCTTCACCGGCTCCACCATTGTGGGCCGCACCATCATGAAGGCCGCTGCAGCCTCGAACCTCAAGAACATcacgctcgagctcggcggcaagTCGCCCAACATCGTCTTCAACGATGCCGATATTGAGCAGACCATCTCGTGGGTCAACTTTGGCATCTACTTCAACCACGGCCAGTGCTGCTGCGCCGGCACTCGCATCTATGTCCAGGAGGGCATTTACGACaagttcctcgccgccttcaagAAGCGAGCGCAGCAGAACAAGGTTGGCGACCCCTTCCACAAGGACACCTTCCAAGGCCCTCAGGTCAGCCAGCTGCAGTTCGACCGCATCATGGGATACATCAAGTCTggcaaggaggagggcgcCAAGGTCGAGATTGGTGGCGAACGACACGGCGACAAGGGTTACTTCATCCAGCCTACCATCTTCTCCAATGTTCGCTCCGACATGAAGATTATGCAGGAGGAGATCTTCGGCCCTGTCTGTGCCATCTCCAAGTTcaaggatgaggaggaggtcCTCAAGCTGAGCCACGAGACCGACTACGGTCTCGCTGCCGCAGTTCACACCACGGACCTCAACACTGCCATCCGCGTCAGCAACTCGCTCAAGGCCGGTACCGTCTGGGTCAACT GCTACAACCTCCTTTCGCATCAG CTCCCCTTTGGTGGATTCAAGGCCAGTGGCGTCGGGAGAGAATTGGGTGAAGCTGCTCTCCATAATTATACGCAAAACAAGAGTGTCGCCATCAGGCTTGGAGGCGCCCTCTTTGGTTGA
- a CDS encoding Peptidyl-prolyl isomerase CWC27, whose amino-acid sequence MSSIYNLEPQPTASAIIHTTLGEILVELFAKQTPLTCRNFLQLSLDGYFDGTIFHRLIPGFILQGGDPTGTGNGGESIYDGGAFSGDLDPWPMDQRRGKNAGPTGVNFKDEFHSRLKFNRRGLLGMANESRSDTNGSQFFFTLGKTEELTNKNTLFGRVAGDTIYNLAKIGESEVEEGSERPMYAVKIERIEILVNPFEDMQKRARVATQTRPAAAAPKDKKKKRKGGKQLLSFGDDEGEAEEPVFKKPKFDTRIIVEEEEADVAQDAKPAKKKDKVTEKPSLMAAAGARDGRDATAKAEEMAKAERRQKREEPSPERSPSPERPEKSALEKANEELAALKASMRRTTQSGPIEKKRERTALESLIPETSIRGRRRRPGTQAAANDEDTATLTMLKAFRLKLESAPPEKETVQDLGAWDESDKTEAAADKEAELCDLHFIADCQSCTAWDKQGEEETDDKGWMSHALSFAADRLGKDLSNRKKAEEELVVIDPREKARTLKEDKRAEREARAGGSGRAWDQSRDLARNAQMARAASLAGRGAK is encoded by the coding sequence ATGTCCTCCATCTACAACCTAGAACCCCaaccgacggcgtcggccattATTCACACGACCCTGGGAGAAATTCTTGTGGAGCTTTTCGCGAAGCAGACGCCTTTGACATGCCGAAACTTTCTACAGCTGAGCCTCGACGGGTACTTCGACGGCACCATCTTCCATCGACTCATTCCCGGCTTCATCCTTCAGGGAGGTGACCCCACAGGTACTGGCAATGGCGGCGAGTCAATATATGATGGAGGCGCCTTCAgcggcgacctcgacccGTGGCCGATGGATCAACGCCGCGGCAAGAACGCGGGGCCCACGGGTGTCAACTTCAAGGACGAATTCCACTCGCGGTTAAAATTCAACCGGCGCGGTCTCCTGGGCATGGCCAACGAGAGCCGATCAGATACCAACGGGAGCCAATTCTTTTTTACGTTGGGAAAGACCGAGGAGCTGACGAACAAGAACACCTTGTTTGGCAGAGTCGCCGGTGACACCATATACAACTTGGCCAAGATTGGGGAATCAGAGGTGGAAGAAGGATCCGAACGGCCAATGTACGCTGTCAAGATTGAGCGAATCGAGATTCTGGTGAATCCGTTCGAGGACATGCAAAAGCGAGCGCGGGTGGCGACACAGACgcgcccggcggcggcggcgccaaagGACAAGAAAAAGAAGAGGAAGGGTGGCAAGCAGCTACTCAgctttggcgacgacgagggtgaggcTGAGGAGCCGGTATTCAAGAAGCCCAAGTTCGATACACGAAtcatcgtcgaggaagaggaggccGACGTTGCTCAAGACGCGAAACCGGCCAAGAAGAAAGACAAGGTTACGGAGAAACCGAGCTTGATGGCAGCGGCTGGCGCGAgggacggccgagatgcgACAGCCAAGGCCGAAGAGATGGCAAAGGCGGAACGGCGACAAAAACGCGAGGAGCCTTCCCCCGAGAGGTCGCCATCACCGGAGCGGCCAGAAAAGAGCGCGCTCGAAAAGGCCAACGAGGAGCTGGCTGCGTTGAAAGCCTCCATGCGGCGCACAACGCAATCTGGTCCAATCGAGAAGAAGAGAGAGAGAACGGCATTGGAGTCCTTGATCCCAGAGACATCGATCCGCGGTCGCAGGAGACGGCCAGGCACTCAGGCGGCAGCCAATGACGAGGACACGGCGACGCTGACAATGCTCAAGGCTTTTCGGTTGAAGCTTGAGAGTGCACCGCCAGAAAAGGAGACGGTACAAGACTTGGGTGCTTGGGACGAGTCGGACAAGacggaagcggcggcggataAGGAAGCAGAGCTCTGCGATCTACACTTCATCGCCGACTGCCAAAGCTGCACAGCGTGGGACAAGCAGGGTGAAgaggagacggacgacaAGGGTTGGATGTCACACGCTCTCTCTTTTGCCGCTGACCGGCTAGGGAAAGACCTGAGCAACCGCAAGAAAGCAGAGGAGGAACTCGTTGTGATTGACCCTCGAGAAAAGGCACGGACGCTCAAGGAAGACAAACGAGCGGAGCGAGAAGCGCGGGCAGGTGGATCTGGACGAGCGTGGGACCAGTCGAGAGACCTAGCACGTAACGCGCAGATGGCTAGAGCCGCATCGCTGGCGGGGAGAGGCGCCAAGTGA
- a CDS encoding signaling related protein — MTGPTSPSADGPTFAPPSLPAGWIAQWDGASKKYYYVQLATGVSQWEVPTQAVHQTGNTPIQDHSDHPYGQPPPPQVITHPDGTQTVKHADGTLEPIMADGSRGVGGPDGPAGDRGLGSMAMNALLGGKNSGHSSGGGGGGGLGGLASSFLGGGHSSGGGGGGKNSAGKLVGQLASSLLSPSNKPDKPQNYHGGQNTGHAPQGGLAGAVFGGVANMFGGKSSSSSGQNFGYSGSGTGGTYSGGEAPTYHPPGSNQSSSSTQQPPSSQTNQNQGQHQGQHQGQHQGQHQGQHQGQHHGQSPSHQSYPPPPPGGPPLGHISPQNQGPSYGGPHEGQHGAAQGYSQQQPNYGGPSPGGHGQPSYNQPQSHQGGYNHGAAGSYNQGSHGGYGQGPPGGYNSSYSEGHGGQQQHGGHGQAPYHGPSY; from the exons ATGACTGGCCCAACCTCGCCGAGCGCCGACGGTCCCACGTTCGCGCCCCCAAGCCTGCCCGCCGGCTGGATCGCCCAGTGGGACGGTGCCAGCAAGAAGTACTACTACGTCCAGCTCGCCACCGGCGTCTCCCAGTGGGAGGTACCGACGCAAGCCGTCCACCAGACGGGCAACACCCCCATCCAGGACCACTCCGATCACCCCTACGGCCAACCGCCACCGCCTCAGGTCATCACCCACCCGGACGGCACCCAGACGGTGaagcacgccgacggcaccttggagcccatcatggccgacggGTCGCGCGGCGTCGGAGGGCCCGATGGCCCCGCTGGCGATAGAGGCTTGGGC AGCATGGCCATGAACGCCCTTCTCGGCGGCAAAAACTCCGGTCACAGtagcggaggcggcggcggcggaggcctcggcggcctcgccagCTCGTTCCTCGGTGGCGGGcacagcagcggcggcggaggaggaggcaagAACTCGGCCGGCAAGCTGGTCGGACAACTCGCTTCGAGCCTCCTTTCGCCCTCCAACAAACCCGACAAGCCGCAAAACTATCACGGCGGCCAAAACACGGGCCACGCGCCTCagggcggcctcgccggcgccgtcttcgGTGGTGTTGCGAACATGTTCGGCGGAAAGTCATCCAGCAGCAGC GGTCAAAATTTCGGGTACTCGGGTTCCGGCACTGGCGGCACCTACTCCGGCGGCGAAGCACCCACCTACCACCCCCCCGGGTCGAACCaatcttcctcgtcgacacaACAGCCGCCAAGCTCGCAGACGAACCAGAACCAGGGCCAGCACCAGGGACAACACCAAGGCCAACATCAGGGCCAACATCAGGGCCAACATCAGGGCCAGCACCACGGCCAGAGCCCGAGCCATCAATCATACCCCCCTCCACCGCCTGGCGGACCTCCTTTGGGTCACATTTCGCCCCAGAACCAGGGACCGTCCTATGGAGGGCCGCATGAAGGCCAGCATGGCGCCGCCCAGGGCTATTCACAGCAGCAGCCCAACTATGGAGGTCCGTCGcccggcggccacggccagcCGTCATACAACCAGCCGCAGTCCCACCAAGGTGGTTATAACCATGGCGCAGCTGGAAGCTATAACCAAGGGTCACATGGCGGTTATGGCCAGGGCCCTCCTGGTGGCTACAACAGCTCGTATTCGGAAGGACATGGCGGGCAGCAGCAacatggcggccatggccaggcACCGTACCATGGCCCCTCGTACTGA
- a CDS encoding Tubulin alpha chain: MREVISINVGQAGCQIANSCWELYCLEHGIQPDGYLTEERKAQEPDQGFSTFFSETGQGKYVPRAIYCDLEPNVVDEVRTGPYRNLFHPEMMITGKEDASNNYARGHYTVGKELIEGVLDKIRRVADNCVGLQGFLVFHSFGGGTGSGFGALLMERLSVDYGKKSKLEFCVYPAPQTATSVVEPYNSILTTHTTLEHSDCSFMVDNEAIYDICRRNLGLERPNYENLNRLIAQVVSSITASLRFDGSLNVDLNEFQTNLVPYPRIHFPLVAYAPVISAAKAAHEANSVQEMTMSCFEPNNQMVKCDPRHGKYMATCLLYRGDVVPNDAHAAVATLKTKRTIQFVDWCPTGFKLGICYQAPENVPNGDLAKVNRAVCMLSNTTAIAEAWSSLSMKFDLMHSKRAFVHWYVGEGMEEGEFSEAREDLAALERDYEEVAADSMGEEELEAEY; the protein is encoded by the exons ATGCGTGAGGTCATCAGCATCAACG TCGGCCAGGCTGGTTGCCAGATCGCCAACTCCTGCTGGGAG CTTTACTGCCTCGAGCACGGCATTCAG CCCGATGGTTACCTTACGGAGGAACGCAAGGCTCAGGAGCCTGACCAAGGCTTCAGCACCTTCTTCTCCGAGACCG GCCAGGGCAAGTATGTCCCTCGCGCCATCTACTGCGATCTCGAACccaacgtcgtcgacgaagtTCGCACCGGTCCCTATCGCAACCTCTTCCACCCCGAGATGATGATTACCGGCAAGGAGGATGCTTCCAACAACTACGCTCGTGGCCACTACACGGTCGGCAAGGAGCTCATCGAGGGTGTTCTTGACAAGATCCGCCGTGTTGCCGACAACTGCGTTGGTCTCCAAggcttcctcgtcttccacTCTTTCGGTGGTGGTACCGGCTCCGGTTTTGGCGCCCTGCTCATGGAGCGTCTGTCGGTCGATTACGGCAAGAAGAGCAAGCTCGAGTTCTGCGTCTACCCTGCTCCCCAGACGGCCACGTCCGTGGTCGAGCCGTACAACTCCATCCTTACCACCCACACCACCCTTGAGCACTCCGACTGCTCCTTCATGGTAGACAACGAGGCTATTTATGATATTTGCCGTCGCAACTTGGGTCTCGAGCGCCCCAACTACGAGAACCTGAACCGTCTGATTGCTCAGG TTGTCTCGTCTATCACTGCCTCGCTCCGTTTTGACGGCTCCCTCAACGTCGATCTGAACGAGTTCCAGACCAACCTGGTGCCCTACCCTCGTATCCACTTCCCTCTCGTCGCCTACGCGCCTgtcatctcggccgccaaggcTGCCCACGAGGCCAACTCTGTTCAGGAGATGACCATGTCCTGCTTCGAGCCCAACAACCAGATGGTCAAATGCGACCCGCGTcacggcaagtacatggcgACCTGCCTTCTGTACCGCGGTGACGTCGTTCCCAACGACGCCCACGCCGCCGTTGCCACGCTCAAGACGAAGCGCACCATCCAGTTTGTCGACTGGTGCCCGACTGGCTTCAAGCTTGGTATCTGCTACCAGGCTCCCGAGAACGTGCCGAACGGTGATCTGGCCAAGGTCAACCGTGCTGT CTGCATGCTCTCCAACACCACCGCCATTGCCGAAGCCTGGAGCTCCCTTTCCATGAAGTTCGACCTGATGCACTCGAAGCGTGCCTTTGTGCACTGGTACGTCGGCGAGGGAATGGAGGAGGGCGAGTTCTCCGAGGCTCGTGAGGACTTGGCTGCCCTCGAGCGTGACTACGAGGAGGTTGCCGCCGACTCTATGGGTGAGGAGGAACTCGAGGCCGAGTACTAG
- a CDS encoding hydroxymethylglutaryl-CoA lyase: MSPFRYAICRGSRRSQALLRRGLATASGQNGGAGSFVKLVEVGPRDGLQNEKKTIPLATKIELIERLARTGLSTIEAGSFVAPKWVPQMANSSEILEHLLQQKIAAPVPVTYSFLAPNTKGLQNAANILKQHPDTFSTQLAPSASGDKPAVEVAVFAAATESFSQRNLNCDIQTSLERFKAVIQDSKALGLRVRAYISVVLGCPFEGFDVDPHKVAEIATDLLESGADEISLGDTTGMGTAPRTSALLKCMSAAGIRNEDIAMHFHDTYGQALVNTAVSLEHGIRTFDSSVGGLGGCPYSPGATGNVATENMVYFLETLGMETGVDLDAVSDIGAWITEELGKGNDSTVGKAVLGARARMNAESIKR, from the exons ATGTCTCCCTTTCGATATGCCATTTGCAGGGGCAGCCGCCGATCCCAAGCATTGCTACGGCGGGGTCTCGCCACCGCCAGCGGTCAGAACGGCGGAGCGGGCAGCTTCGTGAAGctggtcgaggtcggccCTCGCGATGGGTTGCAGAATGAAAAGAAAACGATTCCGCTGGCAACAAAGATTGAGCTGATCGAAAGGCTCGCGCGGACGGGTCTCTCTACGATCGAGGCTGGATCATTTGTGGCTCCCAAATGGGTCCCTCAG ATGGCCAACTCAAGCGAGATTCTGGAGCATCTCCTGCAACAGAAAATAGCCGCACCTGTCCCAGTAACGTACTCGTTTCTCGCCCCCAACACGAAAGGTCTGCAGAATGCGGCAAACATCCTCAAGCAGCACCCGGATACCTTTTCGACCCAACTGGCACCGAGCGCGAGCGGCGACAAGCCGGCCGTCGAAGTTGCCGTCTTTGCGGCTGCTACAGAGAGCTTCTCGCAAAGGAACCTCAACTGTGACATCCAGACGTCTCTCGAGCGCTTCAAGGCCGTGATACAAGACTCCAAAGCGCTGGGGCTGCGCGTGCGCGCCTACATCTCCGTCGTTCTGGGCTGCCCTTTTGAGGGCTTCGATGTCGATCCACACAAGGTGGCCGAGATAGCGACGGACCTTCTCGAGTCCGGAGCAGACGAGATCTCCCTGGGCGACACGACGGGCATGGGCACGGCTCCGCGGACGAGCGCGCTGCTCAAGTgcatgtcggcggcgggtaTACGGAACGAGGATATCGCGATGCACTTTCACGACACGTACGGGCAGGCACTGGTGAACACAGCCGTCTCGCTCGAGCACGGCATCCGGACGTTTGATAGCAGTGTTGGCGGTTTGGGTGGGTGCCCCTACAGCCCGGGGGCGACGGGCAACGTGGCGACGGAAAACATGGTCTACTTCCTGGAGACGCTCGGCATGGAGACGGGCGTCGACCTGGACGCCGTCTCGGATATTGGTGCGTGGATCACAGAGGAGCTAGGCAAGGGGAACGATAGCACGGTGGGCAAGGCTGTTCTAGGCGCCAGGGCGAGGATGAATGCCGAATCAATCAAGCGATGA
- a CDS encoding Vacuolar ATP synthase subunit B yields MADPRDPSSYSIVPRIRYNTVGGINGPLVILENVKFPRYNEIVTLTLPDGTERSGQVLEARGTIPLLWRSRCLAARACTAYDIGERMLTQSEQVFEGTSGIDVKKTKVEFTGQSLKLGVSEDMLGRIFDGSGRAIDKGPKVLPEEYLDINGSPINPFSREYPEEMISTGISAIDTMNSIARGQKIPIFSASGLPHNEIAAQICRQASLVQKEGITNKGTHDGHEENFSIVFGAMGVNLETARFFTRDFEENGSLERTTLFLNLANDPTIERIITPRLALTTAEYYAYQLEKHVLVILTDLSAYCDALREVSAAREEVPGRRGYPGYMYTDLSTIYERAGRVEGRNGSITQIPILTMPNDDITHPIPDLTGYITEGQIFIDRPLYNRGIYPPINVLPSLSRLMKSAIGEGMTRRDHGDVSNQLYAKYAIGRDAAAMKAVVGEEALTAEDKLSLEFLDKFERTFISQGQYEGRTIFESLDLAWSLLRIYPKDLLNRIPAKVINEFYQRAQKDAKSKGKARAQVAANNQKQSEGNLIDA; encoded by the exons ATGGCAGACCCTCGCGACCCATCGTCGTACTCGATTGTGCCGAGGATCCGGTACAACACTGTCGGCGGCATCAACGGCCCGCTGGTCATCCTCGAAAAT GTCAAATTCCCCAGATACAACGAGATTGTGACGTTGACGCTTCCCGACGGTACCGAGAGATCTGGACAAGTCCTGGAAGCTCGAG GTACCATTCCCTTGCTCTGGCGCTCTCGCTGCCTCGCTGCCCGGGCATGCACTGCGTACGACATCGGCGAACGAATGCTGACGCAATCCGAGCAGGTTTTCGAAGGCACTTCCGGCATTGACGTGAAGAAG ACCAAGGTCGAGTTCACCGGCCAGAGCTTGAAGCTCGGTGTGTCGGAGGACATGCTGGGTCGCATCTTTGACGGTTCCGGACGCGCCATTGATAAAGGTCCCAAAGTGCTCCCCGAGGAGTACCTTGATATTAACGGCAGTCCCATCAATCCTTTCTCGCGC GAATATCCCGAGGAGATGATATCGACTGGCATCTCTGCCATCGATACGATGAACTCAATCGCTCGAGGGCAAAAGATCCCCATCTTCTCCGCCTCCGGTCTGCCGCACAACGAAATTGCGGCCCAGATTTGCCGCCAGGCCAGTCTTGTGCAGAAAGAGGGCATTACGAACAAGGGCACCCACGACGGGCATGAGGAGAACTTCTCCATCGTGTTCGGTGCCATGGGTGTCAACTTGGAAACTGCCCGCTTCTTCACGCGCGATTTCGAGGAAAACGGCAGCTTGGAGCGCACGACTCTGTTCCTCAACCTCGCCAACGACCCGAC CATCGAGCGAATCATCACGCCCCGTCTTGCGCTCACGACGGCCGAATACTACGCTTACCAGCTCGAGAAGCACGTGTTGGTTATCCTGACGGATCTGTCGGCGTACTGCGACGCCCTCCGCGAGGTTTCGGCGGCCCGAGAGGAGGTGCCCGGCCGACGCGGTTACCCCggttacatgtacacggaTTTGTCCACCATCTACGAGCGTGCTGGCCGAGTTGAGGGCCGCAACGGCTCCATCACACAGATTCCGATCCTGACGATGCCCAACGATGACATCACGCACCCGATTCCCGATTTGACAGGCTACATTACGGAGGGGCAGATCTTCATCGACCGACCCTTGTACAACCGCGGCATCTACCCGCCCATCAACGTGCTGCCGTCGCTGTCTCGTCTGATGAAGtcggccatcggcgaggGCATGACCCGTCGGGACCACGGCGACGTGTCGAACCAGCTTTACGCCAAGTACGCCATCGGCCGcgacgcggcggccatgaaggccgtcgtcggcgaggaggctctgacggccgaggacaagCTGTCGCTGGAGTTCTTGGACAAGTTTGAGCGGACCTTTATCAGCCAGGGCCAGTACGAGGGGCGAACGATCTTCGAGTCCCTCGACCTCGCGTGGAGCCTGCTGCGGATCTACCCCAAGGATCTCCTCAACCGCATCCCGGCCAAGGTCATCAACGAGTTCTATCAGAGGGCGCAGAAGGATGCCAAATCCAAGGGCAAGGCTCGCGCGCAGGTTGCTGCAAACAACCAGAAGCAGAGCGAGGGAAATCTGATTGACGcatga